The genomic segment AGGATCTGGTGTTCCGTCGTCTCTCGTCTTCCAAAACTGGGCAAATGCTCCGTTTTGTctgaataaaaagaaatatcGTGAAGAATTCTATTCAAGATTGTAAACGATGATTAATTGATGAGGTACGTAAAATACCTACCGACCTAACAAATACCCTTGGACTTAAAATTGGTTCTTCAGCTGGTGGTCTCCTCTCTCTTGAATATCTTTGACGAAAAGCTGACGGTAATGGAAGATTGGCATTTGCCTAAAATATCAAtgataattagtttttttttttttagatttctcCAATTAGTTACACAATCTACATATTCATTGTTGTCACATTGGGTACACGATGCATTTTTGATACGTTGACTCAGATCATGTAACACACAATACTTGTTAATCATTTTATGGAATGTACTAAAAGTCGAAGTCGTGCAAAGTTTCCGAATATCACAATCATTTGGAGCTTCAAATACGTATTTTAAGATAGACCATCATTGCTTACaccaaattaatttcattttaagataataaaaaaatgattcattAGTCAAATAGTGTATGATGTAGAAAGTACATTGTCAGTTAACTTGAATGACAATGTTTAATTTAAGTTGTTGTAGGTAATCAAGAATGagagatatgaaaatatatctattTCACCTACTTTCCATATATTAGGTGTCACTGGTGTAGATTGCACACCCAATACGAATCCATCTCTCGCTTTTGTTGCGTTGTAGTAATATGGAGTATGTTCGGGTGGACCAGTAAGACGATACATGTTATTTTCATAAACAGGTgacactgaaataaaaaacgcaaACCGAATATTTGAATTGTGCGACGCGCTCTATATAAGCAGGTCAGCATACTCagttacaaataaaaacattaccgCTTGTTAAATGTGTCCTTTGTCCCACACCACATGAATGATTACGTCGATATTGCTTTATATACAACCTTAAATCCGCATAAtgaaaaaacttgaatattGCTCCAACTGAATTGGCAGTATATCTATcatataaattgattttaatcTTCAAGTCTGAAGCCAATGTCGGGGTTGAGGGTATTGTTCTTTTTTGTGGTGTTTTTGCTGTACAAACAGTTCGGTTTTCTGTACTCCTTGTCTTCAAATGATATTTATCGTAATCTAAATTCCATCCACAAATgtgttttacaaattttttactCGGTTCCATCATTTTCTTCTCATTGCCGTTCTGATCTTGAAATTCAGTTTCCCTGAAAAATTGCCACATAACTTTTTTCAATTATCGGCTTTGCAGATTCAGCGACTGTGTTGTTATAAGCACGACGAAACGAATATTATTGTGCTTCATGTTTGTGCTAGAAGCACGTTCGCTTGGGTACCTTTTTTTCTATCGAAAACATGGTATTCTGCAATAAATAACTAAAACATGGCAGTTCAGTGACGACAAGATCACATACATCTTCATTTTTGttgcatattatatttattgtgtGATTGGAAACTTCACAAGTTATACAGTTATCGTGACACATACAATTCAATGGAAAATGAtgactttgtttttttttccgGGAAATTAGATTTAACTGGTATATATGTACTCAAACCTATATTGAAGGATGAAGCGAGCTTACTAAAAACCTACCTTATTAAATTGTTTATTAAGCTCCGATCTTTCTTTACATCAAACGCGTTGCACGGAGGTGGGGGAGTACCTGGGTTTACGATTTCGACTGGTAGAATTTCTTTAGCAGCAATTTCTTTATGGGGCT from the Styela clava chromosome 5, kaStyClav1.hap1.2, whole genome shotgun sequence genome contains:
- the LOC144422921 gene encoding uncharacterized protein LOC144422921 isoform X2 yields the protein MVSIESDRLILESGKQYKMTLSELSPAPAVASQSTLSAPTGWTDKGVPMGQNLLASRLDARTKMRMSVQEARMRAKLPPSERLPPVLKLSPRANIEPHKEIAAKEILPVEIVNPGTPPPPCNAFDVKKDRSLINNLIRETEFQDQNGNEKKMMEPSKKFVKHICGWNLDYDKYHLKTRSTENRTVCTAKTPQKRTIPSTPTLASDLKIKINLYDRYTANSVGAIFKFFHYADLRLYIKQYRRNHSCGVGQRTHLTSVSPVYENNMYRLTGPPEHTPYYYNATKARDGFVLGVQSTPVTPNIWKANANLPLPSAFRQRYSRERRPPAEEPILSPRVFVRSTKRSICPVLEDERRRNTRSFHCRNKASNNSNPKAFMYRRKQGKSENEARNQDDQKPRIAWGPTERDVNMAHNADDSFMFNSLPYRWVRFDNDERMHVANVGYRLESQSREITRYWRNDF